The following proteins are encoded in a genomic region of Spirosoma sp. SC4-14:
- a CDS encoding class I SAM-dependent methyltransferase, which produces MMPLDRFSGHANLYAQYRIDYPNDLYDYVLSFVNSRQAAWDCATGNGQVASVLANWFERVDATDISEKQLLLAPKKPNIVYQPGPAEQTPFANQSFDLITVAQALHWFDVDAFHAEVRRVAKPGAIIAEWGYGLVQIGADLDPVLIDFYRNWIGPYWDPQRAHIDNAYASLPFPFSNAAYKMFSIYRRWSLDRFLNYLRTWSAVRQYIHENEEDPVADLEPRLRQTWPDERDIQFPVFLRIGRVG; this is translated from the coding sequence ATGATGCCCCTCGACCGCTTCTCTGGCCACGCCAATCTGTATGCCCAATACCGGATCGATTACCCCAACGATCTGTATGATTATGTGCTATCGTTTGTCAACTCCCGACAGGCGGCCTGGGATTGTGCTACCGGAAACGGTCAGGTAGCCAGTGTGCTGGCCAACTGGTTCGAGCGGGTCGATGCCACCGATATTAGCGAAAAACAGTTGCTGCTGGCTCCCAAAAAGCCAAACATTGTTTACCAGCCAGGCCCAGCCGAGCAAACACCCTTTGCCAATCAGTCGTTCGATTTGATAACGGTAGCCCAGGCACTTCACTGGTTCGATGTCGATGCATTTCATGCCGAAGTTCGCCGGGTAGCTAAACCGGGAGCCATAATTGCCGAATGGGGATACGGACTAGTCCAAATTGGCGCTGATCTTGATCCGGTTTTAATTGATTTTTACCGAAATTGGATTGGCCCCTACTGGGACCCGCAACGCGCTCACATCGACAACGCGTATGCATCGCTGCCCTTTCCGTTCAGTAATGCTGCCTATAAAATGTTCAGCATTTACCGACGGTGGTCACTCGACCGTTTTCTGAATTATTTGCGAACATGGTCGGCCGTTCGTCAGTACATCCACGAAAACGAAGAAGACCCAGTAGCCGACCTTGAGCCCAGGCTCCGACAAACCTGGCCCGACGAGCGCGACATCCAATTTCCCGTGTTTTTACGAATCGGACGGGTAGGTTAA
- a CDS encoding helix-turn-helix domain-containing protein translates to MADKNYKKNDERCALQEILGVIGGKWSMSIIYALFTGKKRFSELERLVPNINTRMLVKELKNMETNGIVTRKVFATVPPTVEYTLTTKGEKLEPIINELYKWGLEYVG, encoded by the coding sequence ATGGCTGATAAAAACTATAAAAAAAATGATGAACGATGTGCACTTCAGGAAATTTTGGGTGTAATCGGGGGAAAATGGTCTATGTCGATTATCTATGCTTTGTTCACTGGCAAGAAGCGCTTCAGCGAATTAGAGCGACTTGTGCCCAACATTAATACCCGAATGTTGGTCAAGGAATTGAAGAATATGGAAACAAATGGGATTGTCACTAGAAAGGTTTTTGCCACCGTTCCGCCTACTGTAGAATATACTTTGACTACGAAAGGTGAAAAATTAGAGCCAATCATTAATGAATTATATAAGTGGGGACTTGAATACGTTGGCTGA
- a CDS encoding outer membrane beta-barrel protein: MNRFFWLLLLFIQVISPTPSYAQLALGKISGIIRDAQNRALRGATILLQPKQDSSSTKAVLSDTDGAFSFKNLLPGDYVLRCSYVGFQLYQSGMLSITASQPTLRLPIIVLQSSAPKALNEVVVTAKKPLIEQKIDRLVVNVDAMLTAAGSHALDVLAKSPGVMIGSNDDISLNGKRNVLVLIDDRPTYMSAQDLANYLRSLPGGLLDKVELISNPPARYDAAGGAIINIVLKKNRAAGFNGSLNLGYNQGVYGRHNHAIQLNYRTKRFNLFTNSSYSLDRNFSDETYSRYFYSDAGPLQSTIQQTSRSTYTSNGWNGRIGMDYFASPKTTVGILFSGSTRPRTDRLDYTSDQSDGLMQLDSIARGYTDGRYQSTNTGINVNLTHKVDSTGQLLTANVDYLTFQNNTTQISPIDTYRPDGQLISTQSRLFMIPSTVRIYAGKLDYTRPLAHKAEFSAGLKSSYVLTDTESDWFNQTDNGLRQDYGKSNHFRYAENITAAYINLKKEWARWSVQSGLRLENTQSIGHQLANPTTVDSTFHRNYTWLFPSLYLSYKLDKAGNNTLVMSYSKRIRRPGYQQLNPFLFFRDRYSYSGGNPNLISGSGQSIDLRYTYKHHLGVTLTYSWDKDGIQPITKVAGEQFITRFQNFSQSRSIGIIPNVSISPTLWWTCNINAVLLAIQNQGHANGVSIDQSTNLHEVETVNQFTLGKTWSAELTGFFPGRQFFAQSQSGSIYNISVGLQKTIIQGQGTMRLNINDLFYTMIVHGQTVALNQVSAFYTRQSDTRRVGLSFTYRFGKEANARKRNTVGSAEDEKLRTN; the protein is encoded by the coding sequence ATGAACCGCTTTTTTTGGTTGTTGCTACTCTTCATACAAGTAATCTCTCCTACGCCGAGTTACGCTCAATTGGCTCTCGGAAAGATTAGTGGAATTATCCGCGATGCGCAAAATAGAGCACTTCGCGGAGCTACCATCCTCCTTCAACCTAAGCAGGATTCTTCGTCAACGAAAGCTGTTCTCTCCGATACTGACGGCGCGTTTAGCTTTAAGAATCTGCTACCGGGCGACTATGTGCTACGCTGTTCCTACGTTGGTTTTCAGCTTTATCAAAGTGGCATGCTTTCTATTACAGCATCTCAGCCAACCCTGCGTCTGCCCATTATTGTGCTTCAATCTTCCGCTCCAAAAGCCTTAAACGAGGTGGTTGTCACGGCTAAAAAGCCTTTAATTGAACAGAAGATAGATCGGCTTGTTGTCAACGTAGATGCGATGCTTACCGCAGCGGGCAGTCATGCGCTGGATGTATTAGCGAAAAGTCCTGGTGTGATGATTGGCTCGAATGACGATATCAGTTTGAATGGCAAACGGAATGTACTGGTGCTGATCGATGATCGACCGACCTATATGTCGGCGCAGGATCTGGCTAACTACTTGCGATCCTTGCCGGGCGGCTTGCTGGACAAGGTCGAACTAATCAGTAATCCTCCCGCACGGTATGATGCCGCTGGGGGAGCTATCATCAATATTGTCCTGAAAAAAAACCGGGCTGCTGGATTCAATGGGAGTCTCAATCTGGGGTATAACCAAGGCGTGTACGGGCGGCATAACCACGCCATCCAGTTGAATTACCGTACGAAACGATTTAATCTCTTTACCAACAGCAGCTACAGCCTTGATCGGAATTTCAGCGACGAAACCTATAGCCGCTATTTTTATTCGGACGCTGGACCGCTTCAGTCGACCATCCAGCAAACCAGCCGTTCCACCTATACCTCAAACGGCTGGAACGGTCGGATCGGTATGGATTATTTTGCATCGCCTAAAACCACTGTCGGCATCCTGTTTTCGGGCTCTACTCGGCCAAGAACTGACCGACTTGATTACACCAGTGACCAATCCGATGGCTTGATGCAACTGGATTCGATCGCGAGAGGGTATACCGATGGCCGCTACCAGTCTACCAATACCGGAATCAATGTGAACCTGACTCATAAAGTTGACAGTACGGGTCAACTCTTGACCGCCAATGTAGACTACTTGACATTTCAGAATAATACGACCCAAATTTCACCCATTGACACCTATAGACCAGATGGTCAGTTGATCAGCACGCAAAGTCGGCTCTTTATGATTCCCTCGACAGTTCGGATTTACGCGGGTAAACTGGATTATACGCGCCCTCTGGCCCATAAAGCCGAATTTAGCGCGGGCCTAAAATCAAGCTATGTGCTTACAGATACGGAATCGGATTGGTTTAATCAGACGGACAATGGTCTCAGGCAGGATTACGGAAAAAGTAATCATTTTCGATACGCTGAAAATATTACTGCCGCCTATATTAACCTGAAAAAGGAGTGGGCACGCTGGAGTGTACAAAGTGGCCTGCGTCTGGAAAATACGCAATCAATCGGGCATCAACTCGCCAATCCGACTACGGTGGATTCTACATTTCACCGCAACTATACCTGGTTGTTTCCGTCGCTGTATCTGTCCTATAAACTTGATAAAGCTGGCAATAACACGCTCGTCATGAGCTACAGTAAACGGATTCGTCGGCCCGGTTATCAGCAGCTAAACCCCTTTCTGTTTTTTCGGGATCGGTATTCGTATTCAGGGGGTAATCCGAACCTGATTTCTGGCTCTGGCCAGTCGATTGATCTTCGCTATACCTACAAGCATCATCTGGGCGTGACGTTAACCTACAGCTGGGATAAAGATGGCATCCAACCCATTACGAAAGTTGCTGGTGAGCAGTTCATTACTCGATTCCAGAACTTTAGTCAGAGTCGATCCATCGGCATCATCCCGAACGTATCGATTTCGCCCACCCTCTGGTGGACGTGCAACATCAACGCCGTTTTGTTAGCCATCCAGAATCAGGGCCATGCTAATGGCGTATCCATTGACCAATCCACGAACCTTCACGAAGTCGAAACGGTCAATCAATTTACGTTGGGCAAAACCTGGAGTGCCGAATTGACTGGCTTTTTCCCCGGTCGTCAATTCTTTGCCCAATCCCAAAGTGGTTCGATTTACAACATTAGTGTGGGTCTTCAGAAAACCATTATCCAGGGGCAGGGAACGATGCGTTTGAATATAAATGACCTCTTTTATACGATGATCGTGCATGGCCAAACCGTCGCCCTGAATCAGGTTTCAGCGTTCTATACCCGGCAAAGTGATACGCGCCGTGTAGGACTCTCGTTCACTTACCGTTTCGGCAAAGAGGCAAACGCCCGGAAACGAAATACTGTAGGTAGTGCCGAAGATGAGAAATTGCGGACGAATTAA
- a CDS encoding GWxTD domain-containing protein, with the protein MRILSALLFILLLSACSSSKKTRQARINADYDARAARSSQRSSSSTDTRQSSPATAIPTTAAPVKINEGPANSPSSTPTGGPKQVGEWIVTSIKGKFLAIDTSAVRIYMDLTARTPTGQAVLNPSDFIEHFQIAYVMYPDYNNRERLGYGTVPLTTETVGRDGNYLTLRFDIKRPKDAASAILLTEITETNTGTKARNDLPLRFRPTKLSDRFTLFDKDGNQPQLRNYVNVGDTVMIRDVNGTSKPLFGFRYRHDFDAASSPMNTSSKPTARTLSVDSTLTINTNQPFVIPHEGLYYFMEDTTAESGIGLFVADKRFPKMTRPEKLIKPVLYMSTSSEIAELNQAQDTKKAFDRYWLSLMSGNEEVARKTLKAYFDRVEEANRLFTTYKEGWKTDKGMIYIVLGPPDRVQRNREREVWVYNRRANVSEVNFTFTKKQNQFVDDHYELVRYIEYQPIWYPIVEAWRTGAIRE; encoded by the coding sequence ATGCGCATTCTATCTGCCTTATTATTCATTCTGTTACTGTCGGCCTGTTCATCGAGTAAGAAAACCCGACAAGCTCGCATAAATGCCGACTACGACGCCCGCGCGGCCAGATCGTCTCAGCGTAGTTCCTCATCGACGGACACACGACAGTCTTCACCTGCAACAGCCATACCAACCACAGCCGCTCCTGTCAAAATAAATGAAGGCCCGGCCAATAGCCCCAGTTCAACCCCAACGGGCGGCCCCAAACAGGTGGGAGAATGGATTGTAACCTCGATCAAAGGTAAATTTCTGGCTATCGATACGAGCGCCGTCCGCATCTATATGGACCTTACGGCCAGAACCCCAACTGGCCAGGCGGTTCTTAATCCGAGCGACTTTATTGAGCATTTTCAAATTGCCTATGTTATGTATCCCGATTATAACAATCGCGAACGACTGGGCTACGGAACCGTTCCACTCACGACCGAAACAGTCGGGCGCGATGGCAATTATCTGACGCTAAGGTTTGATATAAAACGACCGAAAGATGCAGCCAGCGCCATTCTGCTCACCGAAATAACCGAAACTAACACCGGCACCAAAGCCCGTAACGACCTTCCGCTGCGATTCAGACCCACTAAACTCAGCGATCGGTTTACCCTCTTTGATAAAGATGGAAACCAGCCCCAACTCCGCAATTATGTGAATGTTGGCGATACGGTAATGATTCGGGACGTAAACGGCACCAGTAAACCACTTTTTGGCTTCCGGTATCGCCATGACTTCGATGCGGCTTCGTCGCCAATGAATACATCGTCTAAACCAACAGCCCGGACTCTGTCTGTCGACTCCACCTTAACCATCAATACTAACCAGCCATTTGTGATTCCGCACGAAGGATTGTATTACTTCATGGAAGACACCACGGCCGAATCGGGAATTGGTCTGTTTGTGGCCGATAAGCGATTTCCGAAAATGACTCGCCCCGAAAAGTTGATTAAACCAGTGCTTTATATGAGTACCAGCAGCGAAATTGCTGAACTGAATCAGGCACAGGACACAAAAAAAGCATTTGACCGCTATTGGTTAAGCCTGATGTCGGGTAATGAAGAGGTAGCCCGCAAAACGCTGAAAGCGTATTTCGATCGTGTTGAAGAAGCCAATCGTCTGTTTACGACCTATAAAGAAGGCTGGAAAACCGACAAAGGTATGATTTACATCGTGCTGGGCCCACCCGATCGTGTACAACGGAACCGAGAACGCGAAGTATGGGTTTATAATCGCCGGGCTAATGTATCGGAAGTGAATTTTACCTTTACCAAGAAACAGAATCAATTCGTCGATGATCATTATGAGCTGGTGCGTTACATCGAGTATCAACCAATCTGGTATCCCATCGTCGAAGCCTGGAGAACCGGCGCCATTCGCGAATAA
- a CDS encoding SDR family oxidoreductase yields the protein MDTTLKGQVALVTGGTKGIGKAIADKLSSRGAQVVVTARTAPEENPNGHHFIAADLTQPKNAEAIAKEILGKYGRIDSIVNNAGANLSPGGGFETLSDEHWYNDWQLNFLSVTRINKSLVPAMIKQKRGVIINISTGASKQPIWEMTMSYSSAKAALNAYSKALANELGPKGIRVNVVSPGVVKTPLMLDFIETIAKSSNSTVDEAFQAVMHKVGVPVGRMAEPEEIANLVAFLVSSEAKYITGTNYSVDGGALPTI from the coding sequence ATGGATACAACATTAAAAGGTCAGGTTGCTTTAGTAACAGGAGGAACAAAAGGCATTGGCAAGGCCATTGCCGATAAATTAAGTAGTAGAGGTGCTCAAGTAGTGGTCACTGCACGAACTGCACCTGAAGAAAATCCAAACGGACATCACTTCATCGCAGCTGACCTCACTCAACCTAAAAACGCAGAAGCTATTGCTAAGGAAATTCTGGGAAAATATGGAAGAATAGATAGTATCGTTAATAACGCAGGCGCTAACTTGAGTCCGGGTGGTGGTTTCGAAACCCTTTCGGACGAACATTGGTATAATGACTGGCAATTAAATTTTTTGTCGGTAACCCGCATTAATAAATCACTAGTGCCTGCCATGATTAAACAAAAAAGAGGTGTAATCATCAATATTTCTACGGGTGCCTCAAAACAGCCGATTTGGGAGATGACCATGTCTTATTCTTCAGCAAAAGCAGCCTTAAATGCTTATAGCAAAGCATTAGCGAATGAATTAGGCCCAAAAGGCATACGTGTAAATGTAGTTTCACCGGGTGTAGTCAAAACACCGTTAATGCTGGATTTCATTGAAACTATAGCGAAGTCGTCAAATAGTACCGTTGATGAAGCTTTTCAAGCTGTCATGCACAAAGTAGGAGTTCCGGTAGGGAGGATGGCAGAGCCTGAAGAAATTGCTAACCTTGTAGCCTTTTTGGTATCATCGGAGGCAAAGTATATTACCGGTACTAATTATTCAGTAGACGGTGGTGCTTTACCCACAATTTAA
- a CDS encoding c-type cytochrome, producing MKKSFGFLLATAALALASVDVNAQAPSDIPADMNALMSKYTCIACHRPNQKLVGPAYADVAKKNYSDEEIVNLIYNPNPAHWPGYPPMAPMKQVPKEDALKLAKWINSLDGGAKKSTTKKTTTKKSTTKKTTKKS from the coding sequence ATGAAAAAATCGTTTGGATTTCTCCTTGCTACGGCTGCTTTAGCCCTGGCTTCAGTTGACGTAAATGCTCAGGCTCCATCCGATATTCCTGCGGACATGAATGCCCTGATGAGCAAATACACGTGTATTGCTTGCCATCGCCCCAACCAGAAGCTAGTGGGCCCTGCTTACGCAGATGTGGCTAAGAAGAATTATTCTGACGAGGAAATCGTAAACCTGATTTACAACCCTAATCCAGCTCACTGGCCGGGTTATCCTCCAATGGCTCCTATGAAGCAGGTGCCGAAGGAAGATGCTCTTAAACTGGCTAAGTGGATTAATTCGCTCGACGGGGGTGCTAAAAAATCGACAACAAAAAAGACTACAACTAAAAAATCGACAACAAAAAAGACTACCAAAAAGTCGTAG
- the rlmB gene encoding 23S rRNA (guanosine(2251)-2'-O)-methyltransferase RlmB yields the protein MPQQFHRQSRPRPQFRPQPDEMVFGIQSVIETLRSDQQIDKLYMEKGLSHPEIQNLAFQNRVTIQRVPVEKLDRLTRKNHQGVVCLVAQVQYVKLSNVVADVYERGETPFFLILDRITDVRNFGAIARTAECTGVQCIVIPGRGAAAINSDAMKTSSGALNHISVCREPDLTETIKYLQESGISVVACTEKSSRDLYERNTDLTGPIAVIMGSEEDGISPELLRMADNHVKIPLLGVVGSLNVSVATGVVLYEAVRQRSLVANANQPD from the coding sequence ATGCCTCAACAATTTCACCGCCAGTCCCGTCCTCGTCCGCAGTTTCGCCCCCAGCCCGACGAGATGGTGTTCGGCATTCAGTCTGTTATTGAAACGCTTCGGTCCGACCAGCAGATTGACAAATTATACATGGAGAAGGGGTTAAGTCATCCCGAAATCCAGAATCTGGCTTTTCAAAACCGCGTAACCATTCAGCGGGTTCCGGTCGAAAAACTTGACCGCCTGACGCGTAAAAACCACCAGGGTGTGGTTTGTCTGGTAGCGCAGGTCCAATACGTTAAGCTCTCCAATGTAGTTGCCGATGTATATGAGCGAGGAGAAACGCCATTCTTTCTGATTCTCGATCGCATCACCGATGTTCGAAACTTTGGCGCTATTGCCCGCACCGCCGAATGTACGGGTGTTCAGTGCATTGTTATTCCGGGCCGTGGTGCGGCTGCCATTAACTCCGACGCCATGAAAACATCGTCGGGAGCCCTGAACCACATTTCTGTCTGTCGCGAACCTGATCTTACTGAAACCATAAAATACTTGCAGGAATCGGGTATTTCGGTGGTTGCCTGTACTGAAAAATCGAGTCGGGATCTCTACGAGCGTAACACCGATCTGACGGGGCCAATTGCGGTAATCATGGGGTCGGAAGAAGACGGTATTTCGCCCGAGTTGCTCCGCATGGCCGATAATCACGTAAAAATTCCGCTATTAGGTGTTGTCGGCTCGCTCAACGTATCGGTAGCAACTGGTGTAGTATTGTATGAAGCCGTTCGGCAGCGAAGTCTGGTTGCGAACGCCAATCAACCGGACTAA
- a CDS encoding histidine kinase, with protein sequence MKTVQQLISGNKLTLHLIFSISVLAGLGIGAYLLALQGYRFENDWSTAIDCLFFLLSIYTGRWLFGRWYLGQKLVYFISYTLLASLGLLTLKWLVVRYVFNHPFAELWELGIAMMPFFLIGLIMGMFLKLIRATVQKEVQEAQIKAEQKQSEFNVLQAQLSPHFLFNVLNNLYGISIEEHERIPALLLKLSNLLRYSVYSAKKPFVPLREEVDYIRNYIDFEQIRISDRLVLQMDIEPAIAPTIQIAPMVLIVFVENAFKHAKNTLVPQIQVTISLHISDTFICFVVSNSYQAEAQSDRLLDESSGIGLANTIRRLELLYGPDYELKQEAMNDVYRIKLRLKLKHKHHDQVPDRR encoded by the coding sequence ATGAAAACTGTTCAGCAGCTCATCAGCGGAAACAAGCTGACCTTGCACCTCATTTTCTCAATCAGTGTTCTGGCTGGTTTAGGAATAGGGGCATATTTGCTGGCTCTACAGGGGTATCGATTTGAGAATGACTGGTCGACCGCTATTGATTGTCTATTCTTCCTGCTTAGTATTTATACAGGACGCTGGCTGTTTGGTCGGTGGTATCTGGGTCAGAAGCTGGTTTATTTCATCAGCTATACATTGCTGGCGAGCCTTGGATTACTTACACTCAAGTGGTTAGTGGTCCGGTATGTATTCAATCATCCATTTGCGGAATTGTGGGAACTCGGCATTGCCATGATGCCCTTTTTCCTGATTGGTCTGATTATGGGTATGTTTTTGAAACTGATCCGGGCGACGGTCCAAAAGGAAGTGCAGGAAGCCCAGATCAAAGCCGAGCAAAAGCAAAGCGAGTTTAATGTACTGCAAGCGCAGTTAAGCCCGCATTTTTTGTTCAATGTGCTCAATAATCTATACGGCATTTCGATCGAGGAGCATGAACGGATACCGGCCTTACTGTTAAAGCTATCCAACCTCTTACGGTATTCGGTGTACAGCGCGAAAAAACCATTCGTCCCCTTGCGGGAGGAGGTAGATTATATTCGAAATTACATTGACTTTGAGCAAATTCGGATCAGCGACCGACTTGTGCTCCAAATGGATATTGAACCAGCGATTGCGCCAACGATTCAGATTGCCCCAATGGTCCTGATCGTGTTTGTTGAAAATGCATTTAAGCATGCCAAAAACACGTTGGTGCCACAAATTCAGGTAACGATCTCGCTACACATTTCCGATACCTTTATCTGTTTTGTTGTGAGCAATTCGTATCAAGCTGAAGCCCAAAGCGATCGACTCCTGGACGAAAGCTCAGGTATTGGACTAGCGAATACAATTAGGCGGCTTGAGCTCTTGTACGGACCAGATTATGAACTGAAACAGGAAGCTATGAATGATGTATATAGGATTAAGTTGCGGCTAAAACTAAAACACAAACACCATGATCAAGTGCCTGATCGTCGATGA
- a CDS encoding LytTR family DNA-binding domain-containing protein: MIKCLIVDDEPVARTIIRNYCNHLPELHIVAECGQALEAKAILAHQLIDLIFLDIHMPVLNGISFVNTLKQPPQVIFTTAYEEYAVTAFDLAACDYLLKPFSLERFIVAVDKAKERLQEGPKPISENQTLAQQAYFFIKADGKIYRIAHEDCLYIEAQGNYTKVVTVTSTFLPKLAFSALMALLPADPFIRVHRSFLVNKSMIHHIEGNRVFIQQQEIPIADTYRESFLSKLGL, from the coding sequence ATGATCAAGTGCCTGATCGTCGATGATGAACCCGTTGCCAGAACCATCATTCGCAACTATTGTAATCATCTGCCGGAGCTACACATTGTTGCTGAATGCGGTCAGGCGCTGGAAGCCAAAGCAATTTTAGCCCACCAATTGATCGATCTGATCTTTCTGGACATTCATATGCCTGTCCTGAACGGGATCAGCTTTGTCAATACCTTGAAACAGCCACCTCAGGTAATCTTTACCACGGCTTATGAAGAGTATGCCGTTACGGCGTTTGATCTGGCCGCCTGTGATTATCTACTCAAACCCTTTTCGCTGGAGCGTTTTATTGTAGCCGTAGATAAGGCGAAGGAGAGACTTCAGGAAGGCCCAAAACCCATTTCTGAAAACCAGACGCTAGCTCAACAAGCCTATTTTTTTATCAAGGCAGATGGCAAGATTTACCGGATAGCGCATGAGGACTGTCTGTATATTGAAGCGCAGGGTAACTATACGAAAGTAGTTACGGTAACATCCACCTTTTTACCCAAACTAGCTTTCTCGGCCTTGATGGCCTTATTACCCGCTGATCCATTTATCCGGGTTCATCGATCCTTCCTGGTTAATAAATCGATGATCCATCACATTGAGGGAAACCGGGTCTTTATCCAGCAACAGGAAATCCCCATTGCCGACACGTATCGGGAATCGTTTTTAAGCAAGCTGGGATTATAG